One genomic region from Neospora caninum Liverpool complete genome, chromosome V encodes:
- a CDS encoding putative ribosomal protein L16: MPPVRFKAPQEVRIKVPIGRIPPAVGPEIRLGKSIVAVAPHRVTAEQLEDARRVLRRILGRSKEVHQNVHATYAVTRKPEGTKMGQGKGSIDRFVARVPAGRVLFHIPQVNPFHLFPEVEPNFAAFKAVAPRLPVPVTFREQNNFFQMHSVKDLIRKRQAEERESREKTAREKLGGFHTEKAAAAKK, encoded by the exons ATGCCTCCAGTTCGTTTCAAAGCGCCTCAGGAGGTCCGAATCAAGGTTCCAATTGGGCGCATTCCTCCGGCAGTTGGACCAGAAATTCGTTTGGGAAAAAGCATCGTAGCCGTCGCACCCCATCGAGTCACGGCAGAGCAACTGGAGGATGCGCGAAGAGTTTTGAGGAG AATCCTGGGGCGGTCCAAGGAAGTCCATCAAAACGTGCACGCCACGTACGCCGTCACACGCAAACCCGAGGGAACAAAAATGGGCCAGGGAAAGGGTAGCATCGACCGCTTCGTTGCCAGAGTTCCAGCAG GACGCGTTCTGTTCCACATCCCACAGGTGAACCCTTTCCATCTCTTCCCGGAAGTTGAACCGAATTTCGCTGCCTTCAAAGCCGTtgcgccgcgtctcccggTGCCTGTCACGTTCCGCGAACAGAACAACTTTTTCCAGATGCACTCTGTGAAAGATCTCATTCGAAAGCGGCAggcggaggaaagggaaagtcgagagaaaaccgcgcgagagaagctcgGAGGGTTTCACACGGAAAAGGCAGCGGCCGCGAAAAAGTAG